The proteins below come from a single Limnobaculum xujianqingii genomic window:
- a CDS encoding DUF4224 domain-containing protein: MANEFLTVDEVIELTGFKKQSCQCEALTANGFSYAKDAEGRPKLTWTHVNAVLNGQINTVIYQDERPNFGAI; this comes from the coding sequence ATGGCTAATGAATTTTTAACAGTTGATGAAGTCATCGAACTGACTGGATTCAAAAAACAGTCATGTCAGTGTGAAGCATTAACCGCTAATGGCTTTTCATACGCTAAAGATGCCGAAGGTCGACCTAAATTGACGTGGACACATGTTAACGCGGTACTGAACGGACAAATCAATACTGTTATATACCAAGATGAGCGGCCTAATTTCGGGGCTATATAA
- a CDS encoding tyrosine-type recombinase/integrase: MNPVDKSKLPKRVYANKYSYYYKPTDNVSITLGPLSMPMSEVWRKYEIEVNGQSKIMTFSKLWALFLKSQYYLELAPRTQDDYLKHEKKLLAVFGKVKADLIRPEDVRQFMDQRGLQSKTQANHEKASMSRAYRWGYERGYVKGNPCAGISKLKVIPRDYYISDEEYEAVYSFASDRLKVAMEIAYLCASRAGDVAKAKWLDELEAGFYIQQGKTGKKQIKAWTQRLRNALDLAKKAMPPKSRNDYIVVNTLGERLTIKTLNNWWVDAKQQASEKLGRPLSFTYHDIKAKGISDYTGSSKEKQLFSGHKTEQQVLTYDRKIAVTPSLDVPVISEQKNRFVN; the protein is encoded by the coding sequence ATGAATCCGGTCGATAAAAGTAAACTACCTAAACGCGTATACGCCAATAAATACAGTTATTACTACAAACCAACTGACAACGTTTCTATTACCCTCGGACCTCTATCTATGCCGATGTCCGAGGTATGGAGAAAATACGAAATAGAAGTTAATGGTCAAAGTAAAATAATGACCTTTTCTAAATTATGGGCGCTATTTCTTAAGAGCCAATATTATTTGGAGCTTGCCCCACGTACACAAGATGATTATTTAAAACATGAGAAAAAGTTACTGGCCGTATTTGGAAAAGTGAAGGCGGATTTAATACGGCCAGAAGATGTCAGACAGTTTATGGATCAAAGAGGATTGCAAAGCAAAACACAGGCAAACCATGAAAAGGCCAGCATGTCTCGTGCATATAGGTGGGGATACGAGCGCGGATATGTGAAAGGTAATCCCTGTGCCGGTATATCGAAACTAAAAGTTATACCGAGAGATTATTATATTAGTGATGAGGAATACGAAGCGGTGTATTCATTTGCCAGTGACCGGTTAAAGGTAGCCATGGAAATAGCGTATTTATGCGCAAGCAGAGCCGGTGATGTTGCAAAAGCCAAATGGTTAGATGAGCTGGAAGCTGGTTTTTATATCCAACAAGGCAAAACTGGGAAGAAGCAGATCAAAGCATGGACACAGCGTTTAAGGAACGCATTGGATTTAGCAAAAAAAGCTATGCCGCCGAAATCACGTAATGACTATATCGTAGTTAATACACTTGGTGAGCGGTTAACAATAAAAACGCTAAATAACTGGTGGGTTGATGCCAAGCAACAAGCATCAGAAAAACTCGGTCGCCCTCTTTCGTTCACTTACCATGACATAAAGGCCAAAGGAATATCAGATTACACAGGTTCATCAAAAGAAAAACAGTTATTCAGTGGCCATAAAACAGAACAACAAGTCCTTACATATGACCGGAAAATTGCAGTCACCCCATCATTGGATGTACCTGTAATTTCCGAGCAAAAAAATAGATTTGTTAATTAA
- a CDS encoding CoA-binding protein has protein sequence MQESEIKSILQQVNTIALVGASDKPARASYVVMAYLLSQGYEVIPVSPKLAGQSLQGQKVFASLKDIDRPIDMVDVFRNSEAAYEVAEQAIAINAKVLWLQLDVINPEAEAIAQKAGLKVVMNKCPKIEIKKLGLEKEL, from the coding sequence ATGCAAGAAAGTGAAATAAAAAGCATATTGCAGCAAGTTAATACTATTGCGCTGGTCGGAGCAAGTGATAAGCCAGCAAGAGCCAGCTACGTAGTGATGGCCTATTTGCTATCTCAAGGATATGAGGTTATTCCCGTTAGCCCTAAATTGGCAGGGCAGAGCTTACAGGGGCAAAAAGTTTTTGCCAGTCTAAAAGATATTGATCGCCCTATAGATATGGTGGATGTTTTTCGTAACTCAGAGGCTGCCTATGAAGTTGCGGAACAGGCAATAGCCATTAATGCTAAGGTTTTATGGTTACAGCTGGATGTGATTAATCCCGAAGCTGAAGCGATAGCTCAAAAAGCCGGCCTAAAAGTCGTGATGAATAAGTGTCCGAAGATTGAAATTAAAAAATTGGGTCTGGAGAAGGAATTATAG
- a CDS encoding methylglyoxal synthase — protein MQLTTRTISIQKNIALVAHDHCKQYLLKWAEDNKSVLAKHKLFATGTTGNLIQRTANVPVSSMLSGPMGGDQQIGAMISEGKIDVLIFFWDPLNAVPHDPDVKALLRLATVWNIPVATNRATADLLICSGLFEKEIVIDIPDYQKYLQERLK, from the coding sequence ATGCAACTAACAACACGAACAATTTCAATACAAAAAAACATTGCACTGGTTGCTCACGATCACTGTAAGCAGTATCTCTTAAAATGGGCTGAAGACAATAAGTCCGTTTTGGCTAAACATAAACTATTTGCTACAGGTACTACCGGAAACTTGATTCAGAGAACGGCAAATGTTCCTGTCTCCAGTATGCTTAGCGGCCCTATGGGAGGAGACCAGCAGATTGGAGCTATGATCTCTGAAGGTAAAATTGATGTATTAATTTTCTTCTGGGACCCACTAAATGCCGTCCCTCACGATCCTGATGTAAAAGCCTTATTGCGACTGGCAACTGTCTGGAATATTCCTGTAGCAACTAACCGGGCAACTGCTGATCTGCTGATATGTTCAGGGTTGTTTGAAAAAGAGATAGTCATTGATATTCCTGATTATCAAAAATACCTGCAAGAACGTCTGAAATAA